In Spirosoma aureum, a single genomic region encodes these proteins:
- a CDS encoding alpha/beta hydrolase, with protein MKKQVWYLLLTLFGFINTIASEVSWGQSGKIITQEPTRIQDVIYGHKFGTALTMDILKPAKPNGIGVIFVLSGGWHSDISMIEKRRKHFHYFTDRGQTVFLVIHGSAPKFQVNEVIQDVQRAVRFIRFHAAEYGVNPNRLGMSGMSSGGHISLSIGTGVGRPSLPDSMQKDASAAVDPVDGVSSRVQAVACFFPPADLVNFGNPGRLFVECDTVRRYWPQFGVEGKSRDEKLVIMQKLSPYHQISNDDPPTLILHGTIDPIIPLEQSERFVAQLKKTGVPAQLIIHQGGAHGWDETWESDLGVLADWFEKYLLTERK; from the coding sequence ATGAAAAAGCAGGTTTGGTACCTTCTGTTGACCTTGTTTGGGTTCATCAATACGATTGCTTCAGAGGTTTCATGGGGGCAGTCGGGTAAGATAATTACCCAAGAACCCACCCGAATTCAGGACGTCATATATGGCCATAAGTTCGGTACTGCGCTTACAATGGATATTCTGAAACCCGCCAAACCGAATGGAATTGGTGTCATCTTCGTACTAAGTGGAGGCTGGCATTCCGACATCAGCATGATTGAAAAGCGCCGTAAGCACTTCCATTATTTTACGGATCGGGGTCAAACGGTATTTCTGGTCATTCACGGATCGGCCCCGAAATTTCAGGTAAACGAAGTCATTCAGGATGTACAACGGGCAGTACGTTTTATTCGGTTTCATGCTGCCGAATATGGCGTTAACCCAAATCGGCTGGGTATGTCAGGCATGAGTTCTGGCGGCCATATTTCTCTGTCTATCGGTACTGGCGTAGGGCGGCCTTCGCTGCCTGATTCCATGCAGAAGGATGCTTCAGCGGCCGTCGATCCGGTCGATGGAGTTTCCAGCCGAGTGCAAGCCGTTGCGTGTTTCTTCCCACCCGCCGATTTGGTTAATTTTGGAAACCCAGGACGCTTGTTTGTCGAATGCGACACGGTGCGACGATACTGGCCACAGTTTGGTGTAGAAGGAAAATCGAGGGACGAAAAATTGGTTATAATGCAGAAACTGTCACCTTATCATCAGATTTCTAACGATGATCCACCGACCCTAATTCTGCACGGGACTATAGACCCCATCATTCCTCTAGAGCAGTCAGAACGGTTTGTTGCCCAGCTAAAAAAAACAGGCGTTCCGGCTCAATTGATTATTCATCAGGGTGGTGCTCATGGTTGGGATGAGACCTGGGAGTCGGATTTAGGCGTACTGGCCGACTGGTTTGAGAAATACCTGTTGACTGAACGGAAATGA
- a CDS encoding SGNH/GDSL hydrolase family protein — MLRKLFLLISLLGLSVHLMAQQADSTTYLADVKKELNAVWPKNRTINLVFHGHSVPAGFWHDHEVHTLESYPNLLLKKLKDQYPYAVINVIVTAIGGENSIKGQTRFEQDVLVHKPDVLFIDYALNDRFAEIGKVKEAWVQMIETALARNIKVVLLTPSPDRRLNILDRANPLEPHVQQIKQLAEKYHTGLADPYAQFKRIAARGDLINYMSHVNHPNREGHEIIATELMKWFTK; from the coding sequence ATGTTAAGAAAACTTTTTCTACTGATCTCTCTGCTAGGTTTATCGGTTCATTTGATGGCTCAACAGGCCGACTCGACCACGTATTTAGCGGATGTCAAAAAGGAACTGAACGCGGTTTGGCCCAAGAACCGGACAATCAATCTGGTGTTCCATGGGCATTCGGTACCGGCAGGTTTCTGGCACGATCACGAAGTTCATACGCTGGAATCCTATCCGAATCTGTTGCTTAAAAAGCTGAAGGATCAATATCCGTATGCCGTTATCAATGTGATTGTTACCGCCATTGGTGGCGAGAATTCCATAAAAGGGCAAACCCGATTTGAACAGGACGTACTTGTTCATAAGCCCGATGTTTTGTTTATTGATTACGCCCTGAATGACCGATTTGCCGAGATCGGTAAGGTAAAAGAAGCCTGGGTGCAAATGATTGAGACTGCGCTCGCCCGAAACATAAAAGTCGTCCTGTTAACACCTTCTCCCGACCGGCGACTAAACATTTTGGATCGGGCAAACCCGCTGGAGCCGCACGTTCAACAGATTAAACAACTAGCTGAAAAATACCACACAGGCCTGGCCGATCCGTATGCGCAATTTAAGCGAATTGCTGCTCGTGGCGACCTGATCAACTACATGTCGCACGTCAATCACCCGAACCGGGAAGGGCACGAAATTATTGCGACAGAATTGATGAAGTGGTTTACGAAGTGA
- a CDS encoding GntR family transcriptional regulator, with translation MQFIDRSIELMEKKRATALLATDKAKFIALSEIIIEKIKTGELKPGDQIPSENELIKTFKISNTTARKTLLAIESKGWARRIKGKGTYVLNRTEDHHLLRTLGSIYATRRGFHDSLIAEGFTPKNIVLEKTVLQDGISSEINGRHFIIDGPVLKLHQLRYADELLIKDEVKYISLTLCPKINKIPTEVSYFKVYENNYHLKINEVQQTLGVKILEPNTTNFELSKPTPVFVLDSAVICTGDKVVEIEQSYYHGDKYKFAVIASPEYDYRPANPVTS, from the coding sequence TTGCAGTTCATTGACCGGTCTATTGAATTGATGGAAAAAAAACGGGCAACTGCTCTACTGGCAACCGATAAAGCGAAATTCATCGCGCTTAGCGAGATCATTATTGAAAAGATAAAAACTGGTGAGTTAAAGCCAGGCGATCAGATTCCGTCTGAAAATGAGCTCATTAAAACCTTTAAAATAAGCAATACAACGGCCCGAAAAACGCTGCTTGCCATCGAATCCAAAGGCTGGGCCCGACGAATAAAGGGCAAGGGAACGTATGTGCTCAATCGGACGGAAGACCATCATTTATTACGCACGCTCGGTTCCATCTATGCCACCCGGCGCGGTTTTCACGACAGCCTGATTGCCGAAGGGTTCACGCCAAAGAATATAGTGCTGGAGAAAACAGTGTTGCAGGATGGGATTTCATCGGAGATAAATGGGCGGCATTTTATCATTGATGGGCCTGTTCTAAAACTGCATCAACTTCGCTATGCCGATGAGTTGCTCATCAAAGATGAAGTCAAATACATTTCGCTGACTCTTTGCCCAAAGATCAATAAAATACCAACGGAGGTCTCTTATTTTAAAGTTTACGAAAACAATTATCACCTGAAAATCAACGAGGTTCAACAAACGTTAGGTGTGAAAATTCTGGAACCCAACACAACTAATTTTGAGTTGAGTAAACCAACACCCGTTTTTGTACTGGATAGTGCCGTTATCTGCACCGGCGACAAAGTTGTTGAAATCGAACAATCGTATTACCATGGCGATAAATACAAATTTGCCGTTATCGCAAGCCCTGAATACGATTATCGCCCTGCCAATCCGGTCACTTCGTAA
- a CDS encoding Dabb family protein, with the protein MNEQSRRTFVKSSVAAGLSAAIPATSMAEMAPKELFVHHVLFYLKKPDSAADKAKLLEGLNKLAKCPTIKLVHIGTPAGTTRDVIERKYAYSWLCFFDSPADEESYQKHPIHDDFRKNYSSLWEKVVIYDSIGPKR; encoded by the coding sequence ATGAACGAGCAATCACGCAGAACATTCGTTAAAAGTAGTGTCGCGGCAGGCTTAAGTGCTGCTATTCCCGCAACGAGTATGGCTGAAATGGCCCCCAAAGAACTGTTTGTTCACCATGTGCTTTTCTACCTGAAAAAGCCAGATAGCGCAGCCGACAAGGCTAAACTGCTGGAAGGGTTGAATAAACTGGCAAAATGTCCTACCATCAAACTGGTGCATATTGGTACTCCGGCCGGCACAACCCGCGATGTTATTGAGCGGAAGTACGCCTATTCCTGGCTCTGTTTTTTCGATAGCCCTGCCGATGAGGAGAGTTACCAAAAACACCCGATTCACGATGATTTTCGGAAAAATTATTCATCGCTGTGGGAAAAAGTTGTCATCTACGATTCGATTGGCCCGAAGCGATAG
- a CDS encoding MFS transporter encodes MTSPSSAVDSSAPTKWIILGTVMFGTFMSTLDSSIVNIALPTIRRELAAGDSVEWVVLCYLLTTTSTLLIMGKLSDWVGRRQLYITGFSVFVLGSLFCGLAWSLWSLVAFRVLQGIGASMIYAIGPAIISDAFAPRERGQALGLMGSVVAAGSSAGPVIGGLLLGKFGWSSIFFVNVPIGLLAIWRAWTILPKSPKVTGQRFDLVGAGLFLVGVTTLLTGLDFGPEPHYGWNDPLVIALLSIGAVLILFFLLWEMRVSEPMLRLGLFRIKPFTAAILAAFCGFVASGANLFVIPFFLQQLLGLNPERAGLVLLAGPLTLSIIAPLGGYLSSRVSTRWLSSTGLLITACGYFAFSFLDTSWDWTDVVWRSSLVSLGFGLFQSPNSSSALNAAPLTQRGIASSMIAFMRNLGFVVGIALAAAVWYSLRNRYGVAHSVSPESAVAQLLGMHYVYLTMTGLVLMGALISFTRGTTPLPSPSIDSGNTVPGATA; translated from the coding sequence GTGACCTCTCCCTCTTCTGCCGTCGACTCATCGGCTCCAACCAAATGGATCATTCTGGGCACAGTTATGTTCGGAACGTTCATGTCGACGCTCGACAGTAGCATTGTTAATATTGCACTACCAACAATTCGCCGTGAATTAGCCGCTGGCGACAGCGTTGAATGGGTTGTTCTTTGTTACCTGCTAACCACAACCAGTACGTTGCTTATCATGGGCAAATTGTCGGACTGGGTTGGTCGACGACAGCTATACATCACCGGTTTCAGTGTTTTTGTATTAGGCTCGTTGTTCTGCGGACTTGCCTGGAGCCTCTGGTCGCTGGTTGCTTTTCGGGTGCTACAGGGGATAGGTGCCTCTATGATTTACGCTATTGGGCCAGCCATTATCAGCGATGCTTTCGCCCCGCGCGAGCGTGGTCAGGCTCTGGGGTTAATGGGCTCGGTTGTGGCTGCGGGTTCCAGTGCCGGACCCGTAATTGGCGGGTTATTACTTGGCAAATTTGGCTGGTCGAGTATTTTTTTCGTGAATGTTCCGATTGGTTTACTAGCCATCTGGCGTGCCTGGACAATACTCCCAAAAAGCCCAAAAGTTACCGGACAACGGTTTGATCTGGTTGGCGCTGGCCTTTTTCTAGTGGGTGTTACGACGCTACTGACCGGGCTGGATTTTGGCCCTGAGCCACACTATGGCTGGAATGATCCACTTGTCATCGCATTACTGTCAATCGGGGCAGTTCTGATCCTGTTTTTTCTGCTCTGGGAAATGCGGGTTAGCGAACCCATGTTACGGCTCGGTCTATTCCGAATCAAACCCTTTACGGCCGCCATACTGGCCGCCTTTTGTGGGTTTGTAGCATCTGGAGCCAACCTGTTTGTTATACCCTTCTTTTTGCAGCAATTGCTTGGACTAAATCCCGAACGGGCAGGGCTGGTACTGCTGGCCGGGCCTTTAACACTCAGCATTATTGCCCCGCTGGGTGGCTATTTATCGAGTAGAGTCAGCACCCGCTGGTTATCGAGTACGGGCTTGCTGATTACAGCCTGTGGCTATTTCGCCTTTTCGTTTCTGGACACGAGCTGGGACTGGACAGACGTGGTTTGGCGAAGTTCACTGGTTAGTTTAGGCTTTGGTCTGTTCCAATCGCCAAACAGCAGTAGCGCCCTCAATGCCGCACCGCTGACACAGCGGGGAATTGCCAGCAGTATGATTGCCTTTATGCGCAATCTAGGGTTTGTAGTCGGTATTGCACTGGCTGCGGCTGTTTGGTATAGCCTCCGGAATCGATACGGCGTAGCCCATTCTGTTTCACCGGAAAGCGCCGTTGCTCAACTCCTTGGGATGCATTACGTCTACCTCACCATGACAGGCCTGGTATTGATGGGTGCACTTATCTCCTTTACACGCGGAACTACGCCACTGCCATCCCCGTCAATCGATTCGGGCAATACGGTGCCGGGGGCAACTGCTTAG
- a CDS encoding acetamidase/formamidase family protein has translation MKTSRRKFLHKTTRNGLAALSLGGITTDVSNLIAGHDAEPAMPPLESMLLKPDHVVRSVPENMVYGYFGADVPPVYKVKDGDVVEIQTVNPSGVSRTNPEEFYAKNQLPVDAHAQEVIAIMKNVKPEPSGIRGHMLTGPVYIEGTQPGDSLEIRILDLTFPAGFGVNSVWPGGGGIPDEVKTRETFVYRYDAKRKVALLKEGVEIPLKPFMGVMALSPPSETGRVSSIPPGFFGGNLDIKHLTKGTTLHLPVSVPGGLFTTGDGHGAQGNGEVSGVAIETAITLTVKFIVHKGKTLKLPRAETPTHFIAVGLDKDLNKAMKNALSEACAFIRDELGFTFNEALSIASTAVDFEVSQVVDQTLGVHAMIPKSIFTNKKFAYWQ, from the coding sequence ATGAAAACATCCAGACGTAAATTTCTACACAAAACAACCCGAAACGGCTTGGCGGCCCTGTCGTTGGGTGGCATCACCACAGACGTATCCAACCTGATAGCTGGTCATGACGCGGAACCAGCTATGCCACCTCTTGAGTCTATGTTACTCAAGCCCGATCACGTGGTTCGATCGGTGCCGGAAAATATGGTTTACGGCTATTTTGGGGCCGATGTGCCGCCTGTTTATAAAGTGAAAGATGGGGATGTGGTTGAAATTCAGACCGTGAATCCGTCGGGTGTTAGCCGCACCAATCCGGAAGAATTTTATGCCAAAAATCAGTTGCCTGTCGATGCACACGCGCAGGAAGTCATTGCGATCATGAAAAATGTGAAACCCGAACCATCTGGTATTCGGGGGCATATGCTGACTGGTCCGGTCTATATCGAAGGAACCCAGCCCGGCGACAGCCTTGAAATTCGAATTCTTGACCTGACCTTTCCGGCTGGTTTTGGCGTTAACAGTGTCTGGCCGGGCGGAGGTGGCATTCCAGATGAGGTTAAAACCCGTGAGACGTTCGTTTACCGCTATGATGCCAAACGAAAAGTTGCGTTGTTAAAAGAGGGCGTTGAAATCCCACTGAAGCCGTTTATGGGTGTTATGGCCTTGTCGCCACCGTCGGAAACGGGCCGCGTTAGCTCAATTCCGCCCGGATTTTTTGGCGGCAATCTGGATATCAAGCACCTGACTAAAGGAACGACATTACATTTGCCTGTATCAGTTCCGGGTGGTTTGTTTACCACGGGCGATGGCCACGGAGCGCAGGGGAATGGCGAAGTGAGTGGCGTTGCCATTGAGACGGCAATCACGCTAACGGTTAAATTTATTGTTCACAAAGGAAAAACCCTGAAACTGCCCCGCGCCGAAACGCCAACGCATTTCATTGCCGTCGGGCTGGATAAAGATTTGAATAAAGCCATGAAAAATGCGCTTTCAGAAGCCTGTGCATTTATTCGGGATGAACTTGGCTTTACGTTCAACGAAGCGTTATCGATTGCCAGCACCGCCGTTGATTTCGAAGTAAGTCAGGTGGTCGATCAAACGCTGGGCGTCCATGCCATGATTCCCAAATCGATTTTTACGAATAAGAAATTCGCCTACTGGCAGTAG